From the Candidatus Rhabdochlamydia sp. T3358 genome, the window AAACTGTAAATGATCAACTTAAAAATATATCCCAGATTGAGCACACAAGGCATAGATCAGTGAGTAACTTTTTGGTTAATACGCTTTGTGGAATTGCGGCTTATATGAGGCAACCTAAAAAGCCTTGTATTAGGATGTCTGATAAGGAAAGTTTAGAGCTAGTTACCAGCTAGAAAACCCAAAACTGGGGTTTTAAAGGTGGTTTCAGACAGCAATTTGTCACGCACCATGGCAACGTGAGCAGGAGATAACTCAGATAGCAACAAATGGCCCAATTCTTCTTTCCAACGATTCAGGAGCTGAACCTTTTTGGAGTAATAGACGGGATGTTTAGGGATGGAGTTAGCGGCAAAGCGGTCAATGAGATCAGCAACAGAATGTTTGCGTGAAACCGATTGATTTTTGAATCGACCATCTCGAATAGCAGCTTCAGTGTCTTAAACCCGCTGCTTGGCTTGCGTTTTTGTCCTGAAGGAATCACGAACCTTGGGAGATCCCCTCAATCGAACTTCCGCATGATAACTTTTCTCACCATTCTTTTTGGTGACCTCTCTGATAGAACCCACAGTAACACCTCACTAAGTAGAATTGTTTAACATAAAAGGAAATATTTGAGAACAAGAGACAACAAATCCCTTGTTTTGGAATAAACAAAGGCTTTACTTTCAGAGAGAAGTGGTAAAGCTAAACAAAGCTTTACGCACTTTTTACGCACTTGAAGAAAGTTTTGATAAAAATTGGGGGGATTTAGGCTCGTTGGATGCAAAGAGAAAAGGACTAGCCGATAGGCCAATCTTTGTTGCCAGTTACTGCACTCTCTTTTGATTGAGTGCGTAAAATCTGCGTAAAAGAAGGTTTTCGCATTAATTGCGTAATGGGCGAAAACCAGCTTTTGTATAGGTGTGGAAAGGATGGGGCAAGCAGGACTTGAACCTGCGACCTACGGGTTATGAGTCCGTGCAAATTCCATAAATCACAATCATTAGCAACAGCTAACAATAGCTAAGATAGCACTATAGGAGATTTTTATCTATGGCAATTAGTTGTTGTCATTTGCTATTTCTTGTGTCTGAGTGGTCCAACAGTGGTCCATGAATTTAGAAAGAGAATGCAATACATAACGCATTTAGATATTGACTCAAAGAGAAGGGCTATTGTTGAACATGATGCGCAAGAAGCTTTACTGAGATCTACTTTATCAGATAAAGGAGTTGAGATCGCTAGTTCACCATAAAGTTTTCTTTTTGTGCCATTTTGGCAGAAGAAGTGGAAGAAGTAAGGAGGTAAGTGCTTGGAAAAGATGATGCATTTATAGGATAAACCAAAAGACCTAGATAAGAAATTTCGATGTTTAACAGACATAAAACGCGGCATATTTGAACTAATGTAGGATTTACAGATGTTGAAATTTCCATTAGCAAAGATTTATGAAATATAAGATCAAAATAAGGTTGATTTTACAAAATCTCTGAAAACGCTTTTAAACAGCTATAGGATCAAATGAATTGATTTAGGTATAATTTTACATGTAAGATCAAAAATAACGCCTCACAGATCATTAAAAGAGGTTTTTTTAGTCAATTTCTTAAAAAACGGTTCTTGTTTATAAAAAGAATAGTCAATCACAAAACATATAAAAACATTTAACTTTACTAAGTCTTTTTCTTGTCATTAACATCTTTTTTTAAAAAAAGGGGAT encodes:
- a CDS encoding transposase, which produces TVNDQLKNISQIEHTRHRSVSNFLVNTLCGIAAYMRQPKKPCIRMSDKESLELVTS